One stretch of Gopherus flavomarginatus isolate rGopFla2 chromosome 2, rGopFla2.mat.asm, whole genome shotgun sequence DNA includes these proteins:
- the LOC127045993 gene encoding zinc finger protein 551-like, whose amino-acid sequence MRQRSLGQIGLNGPQLAQAGEWRFAVGQCPQNVQWEPHPLAFQKPPAGHRPFPGERQFICSECGKSFSWWSALTIHQRIHTGERPHPCPECGQGFSQNPNLKPSLVRHQQNHTGERPHRCGECGKGFAQKPNLVRHQQNHTGERPHPCPECGKRFRQNPSLVRHQQNHTGERPHWCGECGKGFAKKPNLTQHQQNHMGERPHRCGECRKGFAQKPSLVRHQQNHTGERPHRCGECGKGFAQKQHLLKHQSIHEGDRGPRACRL is encoded by the exons ATGCGGCAG CGCTCGCTGGGGCAGATCGGCCTGAACGGGCCCCAGCTGGCCCAGGCTGGGGAGTGGCGCTTCGCCGTGGGCCAGTGCCCGCAGAACGTCCAGTGGGAGCCACATCCCCTGGCCTTCCAGAAGCCTCCCGCGGGGCACAGACCCTTCCCCGGGGAGCGGCAGTTCATCTGCAGcgagtgtgggaagagcttcagctGGTGGTCGGCCCTCACCATCCACCAGCGCATtcacaccggggagcggccccaCCCGTGCCCTGAGTGCGGGCAGGGCTTCAGCCAGAATCCCAACCTG AAACCCAGCCTGGTCCGGCACCAGCAGAACCACACGGGGGAGCGGCCCCACCGGTGTGGGGAGTGCGGGAAGGGCTTCGCCCAGAAACCCAACCTGGTCCGGCACCAGCAGAACCACACGGGGGAGCGGCCTCACCCGTGCCCTGAGTGCGGGAAGCGCTTCCGCCAGAATCCCAGCCTGGTCCGGCACCAACAGAaccacacaggggagcggccccaCTGGTGTGGGGAGTGCGGGAAGGGCTTCGCCAAGAAACCCAACCTGACACAGCACCAGCAGAACCACATGGGGGAGCGGCCCCACcggtgtggggagtgcaggaagGGCTTCGCCCAGAAACCCAGCCTGGTCCGGCACCAGCAGAaccacaccggggagcggccccaCCGGTGTGGGGAGTGCGGGAAAGGCTTTGCCCAAAAGCAGCACCTCCTGAAACACCAGAGTATCCACGAAGGGGACAGAGGCCCCAGAGCGTGCAGGTTGTGA
- the LOC127045906 gene encoding gastrula zinc finger protein XlCGF7.1-like isoform X2 has translation MGGEIQALRRWTAQTRAPRSPGRGDDSPMSVDQKQDLMTHLTSPPGERPFAFPACDESFSDERNLIIHSQAEEREYKCILCGKCFNQQPSLTRHQKNHTGERAYICPECGKSFSLKHNLIIHQRTHTGERPYKCSVCEKSFSLKQNLVTHQRIHTGERPFACPECGKSFREQRFLLNHQRTHTEERPYECSDCGKSFKEKQTLASHQRTHSGDRPYQCTECGKSFSQRTFLVTHEKTHQGGSPFTCGECGKSFSCKSGLVTHQRIHTGERPFACPECGKRFSQKGSLKIHQRIHTGETPFTCPQCGKTFTQKINLTTHQRTHLGDKP, from the exons ATGGGGGGAGAGATACAAGCCCTGAGGCGCTGGACAGCTCAGACTCGGGCCCCTAGATCGCCCGGGAGAG GAGATGACAGTCCCATGAGTGTGGATCAGAAGCAGGATCTCATGACTCACCTGACGTCCCCCCCTGGAGAAAGGCCGTTTGCGTTTCCGGCTTGTGACGAAAGCTTTAGCGATGAGAGAAACCTCATAATCCACAGCCAGGCGGAGGAGCGGGAGTACAAGTGCATTCTGTGCGGGAAATGCTTCAACCAGCAGCCCAGCCTGACCCGGCACCAGAAGAACCACACGGGGGAGAGGGCCTACATCTGCCCCGAGTGTGGTAAGAGCTTCAGCCTCAAACACAACCTGATCATCCACCAGCGCACCCACACGGGTGAGCGGCCCTACAAGTGCAGCGTCTGTGAGAAGAGCTTCAGCCTGAAGCAGAACCTGGTCACCCATCAGCGCATCcacacgggggagcggcccttcgccTGCCCCGAGTGCGGGAAGAGCTTCCGGGAGCAGCGATTCCTCCTCAACCACCAGAGGACCCACACGGAGGAGCGGCCCTACGAATGCAGCGACTGCGGCAAGTCCTTCAAGGAGAAGCAGACGCTCGCCAGCCACCAGAGGACCCATAGCGGGGACAGGCCTTACCAGTGCACCgagtgcgggaagagcttcaGCCAGCGCACGTTCCTGGTGACGCACGAGAAGACCCACCAAGGGGGGAGCCCATTCACCTGCGGcgagtgtgggaagagcttcagtTGCAAGAGCGGCCTTGTCACCCACCAGCGCAtccacaccggggagcggcccttcgccTGCCCCGAGTGCGGGAAGCGCTTCAGCCAGAAAGGGTCTCTGAAAATccaccagagaatccacaccgGGGAAACCCCCTTCACATGCCCccagtgtgggaaaaccttcacgcAGAAGATAAACCTGACTACGCACCAGAGAACCCACCTGGGAGACAAACCCTGA
- the LOC127045823 gene encoding oocyte zinc finger protein XlCOF6-like produces the protein MAQAISAQRLVTFEDVSVYFSPEEWEILEEWQRELYRDVMRENYELLISMAGHSVTKHHLPPQTEQEEELPRPREWRDAEEKGTRQSCLTDDENFTIKSEPPDPLPERSVENLSLTPDWRNAYEIQCKPQRQQMYHAGARHEKVTIKLEPSESSSKKSEEDLSTSSDIYGIQCKPERQQMSPTGAENENLTVKLDSPEQSKDTVLEPSDWDSIFRIPCKSGRQPVSPTEATHETSAIKLEVPDQSSETRQQNVTMNSDWGNVCRIPCKSERQLRSTLEAEAEQSSFGNMKNFALFQEHLKREMPYVCIEYKDNFADQVGLEPHQGKLPLEAPFKWTGCGSGFGPMSLLMTHEKTHMGVRPYICTECKKGFNHKQDLIRHYRIHTGERPYQCTECGRSFVQKTHLITHFRIHTGERPFPCTECGKNFRKKTHLMRHQRTHLGTRPFPCSVCQKNFGHKQDLARHQQIHTGERPFTCTECGKNFGWKKNLITHQRIHTGERPFSCAKCGKSFSWKKYLITHQKTHEEKRLYHCPHCDRTFCQKSMLNLHQKTHLERRSYTCTVCQRSFGHKQDLIRHHRIHTGERPFACSECGKSFSQKTHLVTHFRIHTGERPFLCSECGKGFSKKTHLMRHQQIHTGERPFSCTQCDKGFSCKKNLLTHQLIHSGDVTLYACTECEKSFIWKKNLITHQKIHAGKKPFICTECGKTFSQKTHLNTHQRIHTGERPFPCAQCGKAFSQKSILITHQKTHLGSRPYACTECDKRFSHKQDLKRHLRIHTGERPYVCTACGKSFNQRTHLITHYRIHTGERPFPCDLCGKRFSKKTHLIRHQRVHTAVKPHMRRLNIGAISMGSQISVSVGSPISLGDPLKEETIYIYQL, from the exons ATGGCCCAGGCGATCTCCGCTCAG AGGCTGGTAACGTTTGAGGATGTCAGTGTCTATTTCTCTCCGGAGGAGTGGGAGATTTTGGAAGAATGGCAGAGAGAGCTTTACCGGGACGTCATGAGGGAGAACTATGAGCTTCTGATCTCAATGG CAGGTCATTCTGTTACGAAACATCACCTCCCGCCGCAGACTGAGCAAGAGGAGGAGCTGCCACGTCCCAGGGAATGGCGCGACGCAGAGGAAAAGGGGACTCGGCAAAGCTGCCTCACAG ATGATGAGAACTTTACTATAAAATCAGAACCACCTGACCCCTTACCAGAGAGATCAGTAGAGAATCTCTCCTTGACTCCAGACTGGAGAAACGCCTACGAGATCCAGTGCAAACCGCAAAGGCAACAGATGTACCATGCAGGAGCCAGGCATGAGAAGGTAACTATAAAATTAGAGCCAAGTGAGTCCTCATCAAAAAAGTCTGAGGAAGATCTTTCCACATCTTCAGACATCTACGGGATCCAGTGCAAACCAGAAAGGCAGCAGATGAGCCCCACCGGAGCAGAGAATGAGAACCTTACTGTGAAATTAGACTCACCTGAACAGTCCAAAGACACTGTTCTTGAGCCTTCAGATTGGGACAGCATCTTCAGGATCCCTTGCAAATCAGGAAGGCAGCCGGTGAGCCCCACTGAAGCAACCCATGAGACCTCCGCTATAAAACTGGAGGTACCGGACCAATCATCAGAAACTCGCCAACAGAATGTGACCATGAATTCAGATTGGGGGAATGTCTGCAGGATCCCATGCAAATCAGAAAGGCAGCTGAGGAGCACTCTAGAGGCTGAGGCTGAACAATCCAGCTTTGGCAACATGAAGAATTTTGCACTTTTCCAAGAACACCTGAAGAGAGAAATGCCTTACGTGTGCATAGAATACAAAGACAACTTTGCGGATCAGGTTGGCCTGGAACCACACCAGGGAAAGCTCCCACTGGAGGCTCCATTTAAGTGGACTGGTTGTGGCAGCGGCTTTGGGCCGATGTCCCTTCTCATGACTCATGAGAAAACCCACATGGGAGTGAGGCCGTACATCTGCACGGAATGCAAGAAGGGCTTCAATCACAAACAAGACCTGATACGGCACTACCgtatccacacgggagagagaccctatcaGTGCACCGAATGCGGGAGAAGCTTCGTCCAGAAAACGCACCTTATAACGCACTTCCGAATCCACACGGGCGAGAGGCCGTTTCCATGCACCGAGTGCGGGAAAAACTTCAGGAAGAAAACCCACCTGATGCGGCACCAGAGGACTCACTTGGGAACCCGGCCGTTTCCCTGCTCTGTGTGCCAGAAGAACTTCGGCCACAAGCAAGATCTTGCCAGGCACCAGCAGATCCACACAGGGGAACGGCCATTCACGTGCaccgagtgtgggaaaaactttgGTTGGAAGAAGAATCTTATCACCCACCAGCGTATCcacacgggggagcggcccttcagcTGCGCCAAatgtgggaagagcttcagctGGAAGAAATACCTCATTACGCACCAGAAGACCCATGAGGAGAAGAGACTGTACCACTGCCCTCACTGCGACAGGACCTTCTGCCAGAAGTCCATGCTCAACTTGCACCAGAAGACTCACCTCGAGAGGCGATCCTACACCTGCACCGTATGCCAGAGGAGCTTCGGCCACAAGCAGGACCTCATAAGGCACCACCGGATCCACACCGGAGAGAGACCCTTTGCCTGCAGCGAATGCGGGAAGAGCTTCAGCCAGAAGACTCACCTTGTTACCCACTTCAGGATCCACACAGGCGAGAGGCCGTTCCTGTGCAGCGAATGCGGGAAAGGGTTCAGCAAGAAAACCCACCTGATGAGGCACCAgcaaatccacacaggggagcggcccttcagcTGCACCCAGTGCGACAAAGGCTTCAGCTGCAAGAAgaacctcctcacccaccagctGATCCACTCGGGGGACGTGACCCTCTACGCCTGCACTGAATGCGAGAAGAGCTTCATCTGGAAGAAGAACCTCATCACCCATCAGAAGATCCACGCGGGGAAGAAGCCGTTCATCTGCACCGAGTGTGGGAAGACCTTCAGCCAGAAAACCCACCTGAACACCCACCAGCGCATCCACACCGGAGAGCGGCCTTTCCCCTGTGCTCAGTGCGGCAAGGCCTTTAGCCAGAAGTCCATCCTCATCACCCACCAGAAGACCCACCTGGGCAGCAGGCCCTATGCCTGCACAGAATGCGACAAGAGATTCAGCCACAAGCAGGACCTGAAGCGACACctgaggatccacacaggagagaggccttACGTGTGCACCGCGTGCGGCAAGAGCTTCAACCAGAGGACGCACCTCATCACGCACTACAGGATCCACaccggggagaggcccttccCCTGCGACCTCTGCGGGAAGCGCTTCAGCAAGAAAACACACCTCATCAGGCACCAGAGAGTGCACACCGCGGTAAAGCCGCACATGCGCAGGCTCAACATAGGGGCCATCTCCATGGGGAGCCAGATTTCGGTCTCGGTTGGAAGTCCTATTTCACTCGGGGATCCCCTGAAGGAGGAGACCATATACATTTACCAGCTGTGA
- the LOC127045906 gene encoding gastrula zinc finger protein XlCGF7.1-like isoform X1, with translation MPSHWSHQARRVGDLPGDTDVVGPSGDDSPMSVDQKQDLMTHLTSPPGERPFAFPACDESFSDERNLIIHSQAEEREYKCILCGKCFNQQPSLTRHQKNHTGERAYICPECGKSFSLKHNLIIHQRTHTGERPYKCSVCEKSFSLKQNLVTHQRIHTGERPFACPECGKSFREQRFLLNHQRTHTEERPYECSDCGKSFKEKQTLASHQRTHSGDRPYQCTECGKSFSQRTFLVTHEKTHQGGSPFTCGECGKSFSCKSGLVTHQRIHTGERPFACPECGKRFSQKGSLKIHQRIHTGETPFTCPQCGKTFTQKINLTTHQRTHLGDKP, from the exons ATGCCTTCACACTGGAGCCATCAGGCTAGAAGAGTTGGAGACCTTCCAGGAGACACAGATGTGGTAGGACCAAGTG GAGATGACAGTCCCATGAGTGTGGATCAGAAGCAGGATCTCATGACTCACCTGACGTCCCCCCCTGGAGAAAGGCCGTTTGCGTTTCCGGCTTGTGACGAAAGCTTTAGCGATGAGAGAAACCTCATAATCCACAGCCAGGCGGAGGAGCGGGAGTACAAGTGCATTCTGTGCGGGAAATGCTTCAACCAGCAGCCCAGCCTGACCCGGCACCAGAAGAACCACACGGGGGAGAGGGCCTACATCTGCCCCGAGTGTGGTAAGAGCTTCAGCCTCAAACACAACCTGATCATCCACCAGCGCACCCACACGGGTGAGCGGCCCTACAAGTGCAGCGTCTGTGAGAAGAGCTTCAGCCTGAAGCAGAACCTGGTCACCCATCAGCGCATCcacacgggggagcggcccttcgccTGCCCCGAGTGCGGGAAGAGCTTCCGGGAGCAGCGATTCCTCCTCAACCACCAGAGGACCCACACGGAGGAGCGGCCCTACGAATGCAGCGACTGCGGCAAGTCCTTCAAGGAGAAGCAGACGCTCGCCAGCCACCAGAGGACCCATAGCGGGGACAGGCCTTACCAGTGCACCgagtgcgggaagagcttcaGCCAGCGCACGTTCCTGGTGACGCACGAGAAGACCCACCAAGGGGGGAGCCCATTCACCTGCGGcgagtgtgggaagagcttcagtTGCAAGAGCGGCCTTGTCACCCACCAGCGCAtccacaccggggagcggcccttcgccTGCCCCGAGTGCGGGAAGCGCTTCAGCCAGAAAGGGTCTCTGAAAATccaccagagaatccacaccgGGGAAACCCCCTTCACATGCCCccagtgtgggaaaaccttcacgcAGAAGATAAACCTGACTACGCACCAGAGAACCCACCTGGGAGACAAACCCTGA
- the LOC127045906 gene encoding gastrula zinc finger protein XlCGF7.1-like isoform X3, whose protein sequence is MSVDQKQDLMTHLTSPPGERPFAFPACDESFSDERNLIIHSQAEEREYKCILCGKCFNQQPSLTRHQKNHTGERAYICPECGKSFSLKHNLIIHQRTHTGERPYKCSVCEKSFSLKQNLVTHQRIHTGERPFACPECGKSFREQRFLLNHQRTHTEERPYECSDCGKSFKEKQTLASHQRTHSGDRPYQCTECGKSFSQRTFLVTHEKTHQGGSPFTCGECGKSFSCKSGLVTHQRIHTGERPFACPECGKRFSQKGSLKIHQRIHTGETPFTCPQCGKTFTQKINLTTHQRTHLGDKP, encoded by the coding sequence ATGAGTGTGGATCAGAAGCAGGATCTCATGACTCACCTGACGTCCCCCCCTGGAGAAAGGCCGTTTGCGTTTCCGGCTTGTGACGAAAGCTTTAGCGATGAGAGAAACCTCATAATCCACAGCCAGGCGGAGGAGCGGGAGTACAAGTGCATTCTGTGCGGGAAATGCTTCAACCAGCAGCCCAGCCTGACCCGGCACCAGAAGAACCACACGGGGGAGAGGGCCTACATCTGCCCCGAGTGTGGTAAGAGCTTCAGCCTCAAACACAACCTGATCATCCACCAGCGCACCCACACGGGTGAGCGGCCCTACAAGTGCAGCGTCTGTGAGAAGAGCTTCAGCCTGAAGCAGAACCTGGTCACCCATCAGCGCATCcacacgggggagcggcccttcgccTGCCCCGAGTGCGGGAAGAGCTTCCGGGAGCAGCGATTCCTCCTCAACCACCAGAGGACCCACACGGAGGAGCGGCCCTACGAATGCAGCGACTGCGGCAAGTCCTTCAAGGAGAAGCAGACGCTCGCCAGCCACCAGAGGACCCATAGCGGGGACAGGCCTTACCAGTGCACCgagtgcgggaagagcttcaGCCAGCGCACGTTCCTGGTGACGCACGAGAAGACCCACCAAGGGGGGAGCCCATTCACCTGCGGcgagtgtgggaagagcttcagtTGCAAGAGCGGCCTTGTCACCCACCAGCGCAtccacaccggggagcggcccttcgccTGCCCCGAGTGCGGGAAGCGCTTCAGCCAGAAAGGGTCTCTGAAAATccaccagagaatccacaccgGGGAAACCCCCTTCACATGCCCccagtgtgggaaaaccttcacgcAGAAGATAAACCTGACTACGCACCAGAGAACCCACCTGGGAGACAAACCCTGA
- the LOC127045994 gene encoding zinc finger protein OZF-like gives MFQAAQILCGDEKPYKCTECGKGFGQEKILREHQRIHTGERPHKCAHCGKSFTWSTSLIKHQQIHTGSKLHACTACEKSFRRRHSLLQHQSVHTGEKPHTCAQCGRSFVEKQALKKHESIHTGEKPFTCSECGKSFRQKGNLVSHERSHLEEKPHRCPESRKCFREQRFLANHQRTHTQERPYQCAQCQKSFSAKQGLLIHQRLHSGERPFQCPLCGRSFTERKNLNKHQRTHSGETPYTCGECGNSYTQKYSLKVHQRTHSEETSHTCSECGESFKQRNHLVSHQRSHKAGSLYICAECGESYSQWAHLTAHERIHTRQSQPACTEYR, from the coding sequence ATGTTCCAAGCTGCCCAGATTCTCTGTGGAGAtgagaaaccctataaatgcaCCGagtgtggaaaaggctttgggcAGGAGAAGATCCTCCGAGAGCACCAGCGAATCCACACAGGCGAGAGGCCTCACAAATGCGCTcactgcgggaaaagcttcacctGGAGCACCAGCCTGATCAAGCACCAGCAGATCCACACGGGCAGCAAGCTGCATGCCTGCACCGCATGCGAGAAGAGCTTCCGGAGGCGGCACAGCCTCCTGCAGCACCAGTCGGTGCACACCGGCGAAAAGCCGCACACCTGCGCCCAGTGCGGCCGCAGCTTTGTGGAGAAGCAGGCGCTGAAGAAGCAcgagagcatccacacaggggagaagcccttcaCCTGCAGCGAGTGCGGGAAGAGCTTCCGGCAGAAGGGCAACCTGGTGTCACACGAGAGGAGCCACCTGGAGGAGAAGCCGCACCGATGCCCCGAGAGCAGGAagtgcttccgggagcagcgctTCCTGGCCAACCACCAGCGCACCCACACCCAGGAGCGGCCCTACCAGTGCGCCCAGTGCCAGAAGAGCTTCAGTGCCAAGCAGGGGCTCCTCATCCACCAGCGCCTGCACagcggggagcggcccttccagtgcCCCCTCTGCGGGAGGAGCTTCACCGAGAGGAAGAACCTCAACAAGCACCAGCGGACGCACAGCGGGGAGACCCCCTACACTTGCGGGGAGTGCGGGAACAGCTACACCCAGAAGTACAGCCTGAAGGTACACCAGCGAACCCACAGCGAGGAGACTTCCCACACCtgcagtgagtgtggggagaGCTTCAAGCAAAGGAACCACCTGGTGAGCCACCAGCGGAGCCACAAAGCTGGGAGCCTCTACATATGTGCCGAGTGTGGGGAGAGCTACAGCCAGTGGGCGCATCTCACCGcccatgagagaatccacaccaGGCAGAGCCAGCCAGCGTGCACTGAATATCGGTAA